The following proteins are co-located in the Ictalurus punctatus breed USDA103 chromosome 14, Coco_2.0, whole genome shotgun sequence genome:
- the ehmt2 gene encoding histone-lysine N-methyltransferase EHMT2 isoform X1: protein MTPLVQVKPPTVHRGMLNNLKVSLIKFSDYMFKVCRSSHCVLFLFGCNISAEARRMEQDPSVRSPAHCEPVEPSVSPKDKQSVEKAATYGKTLPGHAAKSLPPSSPSSVFGRAKMTVCGPGSKTPISPSSSVMSSPPSTSSPPPKVHRARKTMNRPPLSQVRTVQTAVTPDRPKTSSTSDTDTVVKKQKLDTDSTAPPAEKSDKSSEQTETVPPLPVAEKAEPVAPETKDLSCGWLEDLDDDADEEDFHLLYNSYAGDDVIFSDSKSEDGMMEGEDVQIEDDVERTSDHGFSSDQPRGGLKKKGERESPWKQQRKRGKLTAAETDRAPPGGDSAEYTEVPLGSLDISAADSLTLSPHTDDREMERMEELPLCSCRMEAPRVHKLATNTQPTCMAIESINGQLVGCTNSVVKGETMRPSSRVSLMVLCETHRGHMVKHHCCPGCGYFCLSGTFLECCPDVRIAHRFHRGCVSVLGGGRSRGSSLGVGLLFCPHCGEDASEAQEVTIPPSSSSSGSAVVTATASSTTPLLSSALATTNTALSSEKRTGEPISARMHWRGEFRKGAVPQSTPPNEATASGVGGAEDVVALGDGGVDSVGPSLVLPNGKPVCPGTLPAGDSRTALQRAILNQETERKKKLRFHPRQLYPAAKQGEVQRVLLMLMEGIEPGYQSDSQNRRCALHAAAQRGLLEICYLLIQAGAKVDTEDKSQRTPLLEAIINNQVEVTRYLIQSGACVYHVEEDGSTGLHHAAKLGNLEIVTLLLNTGQVDINAKDSGGWTPIIWAAEHRHTDVIRALLNRGADVTLKDKEMNVCVHWASFAGCAEIAELVLNAGCPLTSVNLHGDTPLHIAAREGHIHCVTLFLSRGADIDVVNKEGDTPLSLARPDSPVWVALQINRKLRRGIANRIVRTERIICSDVAQGYENVPIPCVNGVDDEDCPSDYKYIAENCETSAMNIDRNITHLQHCNCTDDCSSSNCLCGQLSIRCWYDKDQRLLQEFNKIEPPLIFECNLACSCHKTCKNRVVQAGIKVRLQLYRTEKMGWGVRALQDIPQGSFICEYVGELISDAEADVREDDSYLFDLDNKDGEVYCIDARYYGNISRFINHLCDPNIIPVRVFMLHQDLRFPRIAFFSSRDILTGQELGFDYGDRFWDIKSKYFTCQCGSEKCKHSAEAIALEHSRQARLDSFPESATEPGFTTPGNS, encoded by the exons ATGACGCCACTCGTCCAAGTGAAGCCTCCTACTGTTCATAGAGGAATGTTAAACAATCTTAAAGTCTCACTGATCAAATTTAGTGATTATATGTTCAAAG TGTGTCGGAGTTCACACTGCGTTTTGTTTCTTTTCGGTTGTAACATATCGGCGGAGGCAAGAAGGATGGAACAG gaTCCGTCCGTTCGTAGTCCAGCGCACTGCGAACCCGTAG AGCCAAGCGTGTCGCCGAAAGACAAACAGAGTGTTGAGAAAGCGGCAACATACGGTAAAACCCTCCCAG GTCACGCAGCAAAATCGCTCCCTCCGTCGTCACCCTCCTCCGTTTTCGGGCGTGCCAAAATGACTGTGTGTGGGCCGGGCAGTAAGACAcccatctctccatcatccTCCGTAATGTCCTCTCCCCCGTCCACGTCCAGTCCTCCGCCCAAAGTTCACCGAGCTCGCAAGACCATGAACAGACCCCCTCTCTCACAG gtgcgCACTGTCCAGACCGCTGTAACTCCAGACAGACCAAAAACAAGTAGCACTTCAGACACTGATACAG TGGTAAAGAAGCAGAAGTTGGACACCGACTCCACAGCGCCCCCCGCAGAAAAGTCAGACAAATCCTCAGAGCAGACGGAG ACCGTACCTCCTTTACCTGTGGCGGAGAAGGCGGAGCCTGTTGCCCCGGAGACCAAAGACCTGAGCTGTGGTTGGCTGGAGGATCTGGATGATGATGCGGACGAAGAAGATTTTCACCTGCTGTACAACAGTTACGCAGGAGACGACGTCATCTTCTCTGACAGCAAG TCTGAAGATGGGATGATGGAGGGAGAGGACGTGCAGATCGAGGATGATGTGGAGAGAACATCTGATCAT GGGTTTTCATCCGATCAGCCAAGAGGAGGGCTAAAAAAGAAAGGAGAGCGTGAATCACCATGGAAACAGCAAAGAAAGAGAGGCAAATTGACAGctgcagagacagacagag CCCCTCCAGGAGGAGACTCAGCTGAGTACACTGaagttcctctgggttctctggacATCTCGGCTGCAGACAGCCTCACCCTGTCTCCTCACACAG aTGATCGAGAGATGGAGCGGATGGAGGAGTTGCCGTTGTGTAGCTGTAGAATGGAGGCTCCACGCGTGCACAAGCTTGCAACTAACACACAGCCAACCTGCATGGCCATCGAGAGCATCAATGGACag CTCGTGGGCTGTACCAACTCCGTCGTAAAGGGGGAGACGATGCGTCCGTCCAGCCGTGTCTCTCTCATGGTGCTGTGTGAGACTCATCGCGGTCATATGGTGAAACACCACTGCTGCCCGGGCTGTGGCTACTTCTGCCTCtct GGGACGTTTCTGGAGTGTTGTCCGGACGTCCGGATCGCTCATCGCTTCCACCGcggctgtgtgtctgtgctggGTGGTGGGCGGAGCCGGGGCAGCTCGTTGGGTGTCGGCCTGCTTTTCTGCCCCCATTGTGGCGAGGACGCCTCTGAGGCACAGGAGGTCACCATACCCCCGTCCTCATCATCGTCAGGGTCAGCCGTTGTCACGGCTACTGCCTCCTCCACCACTCCACTTCTCTCATCTGCACTGGCAACAACCAACACAGCTCTTAGCAGCGAGAAGAGGACCGGGGAACCAATCAG TGCGAGGATGCACTGGCGGGGTGAGTTCAGGAAAGGGGCGGTGCCTCAGTCCACACCCCCTAATGAGGCCACCGCTTCAGGGGTGGGTGGAGCCGAGGATGTGGTTGCCTTGGGTGATGGGGGTGTGGACAGTGTTGGCCCCTCCCTTGTCCTCCCCAATGGAAAGCCAGTGTGTCCTGGCACACTTCCTGCTGGAGACAGCAGGACGGCACTGCAGAGAGCCATTCTCAATCAGGAGACTGAGAG GAAGAAGAAACTGCGGTTCCACCCACGTCAGCTCTATCCTGCGGCCAAACAGGGCGAAGTCCAGAGGGTTCTGCTCATGCTCA tggaGGGTATAGAGCCAGGGTATCAGTCAGACTCTCAGAATCGGCGCTGTGCTCTTCATGCTGCTGCTCAGCGCGGCCTGCTAGAGATCTGTTACCTGCTCATACAG GCAGGTGCTAAAGTAGACACAGAGGATAAGAGTCAGAGGACCCCACTGCTGGAGGCCATCATAAACAATCAGGTGGAGGTGACCAGGTATCTCATACAGAGCGGAGCGTGTGTTTACCATGTC gaGGAGGATGGCTCCACAGGTCTCCATCACGCTGCTAAACTGGGGAATCTGGAGATCGTCACGCTGCTGCTGAACACTGGACAGGTGGACATTAACGCCAAG gacAGTGGTGGTTGGACTCCTATAATCTGGGCTGCTGAACATAGACATACTGATGTGATCAGAGCGCTGCTGAACCGAGGAGCTGACGTCACGCTGAAGGACAAG gagatgaacgtgtgtgtgcacTGGGCCTCGTTTGCTGGCTGTGCTGAGATCGCTGAGCTGGTCCTGAATGCTGGGTGTCCTCTGACCTCCGTTAACCTTCACGGGGACACGCCCCTGCACATCGCTGCCCGCGAGGGACACATCCACTGCGTCAC GCTGTTCCTGTCCAGAGGGGCAGATATTGATGTTGTGAATAAAGAAGGAGACACACCCCTCTCCTTGGCACGACCTGATTCGCCGGTGTGGGTGGCGCTCCAGATAAATAGGAAGTTGAGGAGAGGAATAGCCAATCGGATTGTGCGGACGGAGAGGATCATCTGCAG tGACGTGGCGCAGGGTTATGAGAATGTGCCAATCCCATGTGTTAACGGTGTGGATGATGAAGACTGTCCGTCAGACTACAAATACATTGCAGAGAACTGTGAGACCTCCGCCATGAACATCGACCGCAACATCACACACCTGCAG cactgTAACTGTACTGATGACTGCTCCTCCAGTAACTGCCTGTGTGGACAACTCAGCATCCGCTGCTGGTATGACAAG GATCAGCGTCTGCTGCAGGAATTTAATAAGATCGAGCCTCCTCTGATCTTTGAGTGTAACCTCGCCTGCTCCTGCCACAAGACCTGCAAGAACAGAGTGGTACAGGCCGGAATCAA agTGCGCTTACAGCTCTACCGTACAGAGAAGATGGGGTGGGGAGTCAGAGCTCTTCAGGACATTCCTCAGGGGAGCTTCATCTGCGA gtatgTTGGCGAACTGATCTCTGATGCAGAAGCAGATGTGCGGGAAGACGATTCATATCTGTTTGATCTAGACAATAAG GATGGGGAGGT